From the Desulfovibrio sp. JY genome, one window contains:
- a CDS encoding ParA family protein, whose translation MPRILAIANQKGGVGKTTTALSLAAALTLAGRRVLVMDLDPHGCASAHLGIFPEDVAATSADVFRAPSPRETPWERVVIRPRLADFDLAPSHAALSDMETDLADRKGKGVLLKDALAAGPAYDHVILDCPPHTGVVLVNALVAADLCIIPIQTDFLALHGVRNLFDTMRTLNRVLPRPIAYRALATMFDRRAKACQRVLELLRDKFVGRMFATVIGLDTKFREASAAGRVIQAVAPASRGAREYGDLAKEVLSL comes from the coding sequence ATGCCCCGAATTCTGGCCATAGCCAATCAGAAGGGCGGGGTGGGCAAGACCACCACGGCCCTGTCGCTGGCCGCGGCGTTGACACTCGCCGGGCGGCGGGTCCTGGTCATGGACCTCGATCCCCACGGCTGCGCCTCGGCGCATCTGGGTATTTTCCCCGAGGACGTGGCGGCCACCTCGGCGGACGTGTTCCGGGCCCCCTCGCCCCGGGAGACGCCCTGGGAGCGGGTGGTCATCCGGCCCCGGCTGGCGGATTTCGACCTGGCGCCGAGCCATGCGGCGCTCTCGGACATGGAAACGGATCTTGCGGACAGGAAGGGGAAGGGCGTGTTGCTCAAGGATGCTTTGGCCGCTGGGCCGGCTTACGACCACGTGATTCTCGACTGCCCGCCCCATACGGGGGTGGTGCTGGTCAACGCGCTGGTGGCCGCGGACCTGTGCATCATTCCCATCCAGACGGATTTTCTGGCCCTGCATGGCGTGCGCAACCTTTTCGACACCATGCGCACGCTCAACCGGGTGCTGCCCCGGCCCATCGCCTACCGGGCCCTGGCCACCATGTTCGACCGGCGGGCCAAGGCCTGCCAGCGGGTGCTGGAGCTTTTGCGGGACAAGTTCGTCGGCCGGATGTTCGCCACGGTCATCGGCCTCGACACCAAGTTCCGCGAAGCCAGCGCCGCCGGCCGGGTCATCCAGGCCGTGGCCCCGGCAAGCCGGGGAGCGCGCGAATACGGCGATCTGGCCAAAGAGGTGTTGTCCCTGTGA
- a CDS encoding cytochrome b5, whose translation MSQTPDKRFTPQDLAGYDGTDGKPAYVAYKGVVYDISASKRWKDGKHMNRHHAGMDMGLDLAQAPHSADLLTRFPRVGVLEAPALAPEPVADRVPAWISKYMKRFPMLKRHPHPMTVHFPIAFCVLAPLCLVLALVTGWAGFDAALLVLLGAAVVFTPVAIVTGLFTWWLNYAAARIRPIVIKLIATPILFLAALWAFVAHLKAPDLLASPGSHLGFIIVVLALFPLVSLIGWFGAALTFPPHED comes from the coding sequence ATGAGCCAGACGCCCGATAAACGTTTCACGCCCCAGGACCTGGCCGGCTACGACGGCACCGACGGCAAGCCCGCCTACGTGGCCTACAAAGGCGTGGTCTACGACATTTCGGCCAGCAAACGGTGGAAAGACGGCAAGCACATGAATCGCCACCATGCCGGCATGGACATGGGCCTCGACCTGGCCCAGGCCCCCCATTCCGCGGACCTGCTCACGCGCTTTCCCCGCGTCGGCGTGCTGGAAGCCCCGGCCCTGGCCCCGGAACCCGTGGCCGACCGCGTGCCGGCCTGGATTTCCAAGTACATGAAGCGCTTTCCCATGCTCAAGCGCCATCCCCATCCCATGACCGTGCACTTCCCCATCGCCTTTTGCGTGCTGGCCCCGCTGTGCCTGGTGCTGGCGCTGGTCACCGGCTGGGCCGGGTTCGACGCGGCCCTGCTCGTGCTGCTCGGCGCGGCCGTGGTCTTCACCCCGGTGGCCATCGTCACCGGACTTTTCACCTGGTGGCTCAACTACGCCGCCGCCCGCATCCGCCCCATCGTCATCAAGCTCATCGCCACCCCGATCCTCTTCCTGGCCGCGCTGTGGGCCTTCGTGGCCCACCTCAAGGCCCCGGACCTGCTCGCTTCCCCCGGCAGCCACCTCGGCTTCATCATCGTGGTCCTGGCGCTTTTCCCGCTGGTCTCGCTGATCGGCTGGTTCGGCGCGGCCCTGACCTTCCCGCCGCACGAAGACTAG
- a CDS encoding response regulator, producing MLRTLIVDDDPVNTCFLREILSPYAACDTAGNGVEGLSAFGRALSAGAPYDLIFVDVLMPGMDGHQALEGMRHLEHQQGVSSSDAAKVIMISAQDDAKTVYRAFFQGQAMSFLAKPFTCDTVLDELRKFDLIDAPPHAPSRSDA from the coding sequence ATGCTGCGAACGCTCATCGTCGACGACGATCCGGTCAACACCTGTTTCCTTCGGGAAATCCTGTCCCCCTATGCCGCCTGCGATACCGCCGGGAACGGCGTGGAGGGGCTTTCCGCCTTTGGCCGCGCGCTTTCCGCCGGCGCTCCCTATGACCTCATCTTCGTCGACGTCCTGATGCCCGGCATGGACGGCCATCAGGCCCTGGAGGGCATGCGCCACCTGGAACACCAGCAGGGCGTCTCGTCGTCCGATGCGGCCAAGGTCATCATGATCTCGGCCCAGGACGACGCCAAGACCGTCTACCGCGCCTTTTTCCAGGGGCAGGCCATGTCCTTTCTGGCCAAACCCTTCACCTGCGACACCGTGCTCGACGAACTGCGCAAATTCGACCTCATCGACGCACCCCCACATGCGCCATCAAGGAGCGATGCATGA
- a CDS encoding response regulator produces the protein MPKHILIVDDSKTVRNLVAFIMRKEGFKVTAAEDGLDGLEKLYTDPQVDLIITDINMPRMDGITFIKTVREQDVYRDIPIVVLSTEGEERDIHAGLSIGANLYMVKPAQPEVMVRNVKMLLG, from the coding sequence ATGCCCAAGCATATCCTCATCGTGGACGACTCCAAGACCGTGCGCAACCTCGTGGCATTCATCATGCGCAAGGAAGGCTTCAAGGTTACCGCCGCCGAAGACGGTCTCGACGGTCTGGAGAAGCTCTACACCGATCCGCAGGTGGATCTGATTATCACCGACATCAACATGCCGCGCATGGATGGCATTACATTCATCAAGACCGTGCGCGAACAGGATGTATACCGGGACATCCCCATTGTGGTGCTCTCCACCGAGGGCGAGGAACGCGACATCCATGCCGGGCTTTCCATCGGGGCCAATTTGTATATGGTGAAACCCGCCCAGCCCGAAGTTATGGTGCGCAACGTAAAGATGCTTTTGGGGTAG
- a CDS encoding ATP-dependent helicase: MDFEHDLNPAQRQAVLTTEGPMLVIAGAGSGKTRTIVYRLAHLVSGGVDPASILLLTFTRKAAQEMLTRAGMLLAMGPSGVASVSGGTFHAFAFATLRRFHAAAGFPDGFTVLDQADSEDILGQAKDALGIGKGDRSFPRKSAVLGLLSKARNKELEVGDVLSREAFHLLSYAGDIAKIGERYTAFKAENRLLDYDDLLFTLERTLREHPDLLEFLRERHRYVMVDEYQDTNRVQARLTRLLAPTSGNVMAVGDDAQSIYAFRGATVDNILDFPELFPGTVVVKLEQNYRSTQPILSLTNAILQNATRKYDKKLFTTCEDGPEPELLRPFSDLTQAAMAAAKIRELSARYPLHEIAVLFRAGYQSYALEVELGKTGIPFQKFGGLKFSDAAHVKDVLSYLRLVRNTADFPAWSRVLAFVPGIGPKTATRIFNAIQAGDRAVLGKMAAKSAEFRSLIEFLDTLRALPPSPAQLLERVIEAYAPLLAEKFPEDYPRRQAGLEQLQQIATAYGDLDAMLADLVLENPDEDRKKTREGHVVLSTVHSAKGLEWSAVLVIDLVDERFPSRHALSRPEDLEEERRLLYVACTRAREHLTLFAPETTYQRQTGGCSPALPSIFLRELPPGTLPERRERLGGAATSAFAACPSPAAMASAVRSHPSRLSQPARPANANDAPMPRPAAPGKMGYCHHKIFGRGKIIALLDGGKYRVNFPDFGPKVILADYLEMEDAS, translated from the coding sequence ATGGATTTCGAACACGATTTGAACCCGGCCCAGCGCCAGGCGGTTCTGACCACCGAAGGCCCGATGCTGGTCATCGCCGGTGCCGGGTCCGGCAAGACCCGCACCATCGTCTACAGGCTGGCCCATCTGGTCTCCGGCGGCGTGGACCCGGCGTCCATCCTCCTTTTGACCTTCACCCGCAAGGCCGCCCAGGAGATGCTGACCCGGGCCGGGATGCTTTTAGCCATGGGCCCAAGCGGCGTGGCCAGCGTGTCCGGCGGCACGTTTCACGCCTTCGCCTTTGCCACGCTGCGGCGCTTTCATGCCGCGGCCGGCTTTCCCGACGGCTTCACCGTGCTCGATCAGGCCGACTCCGAGGACATCCTGGGCCAGGCCAAGGACGCCCTCGGCATCGGCAAGGGCGACCGGTCCTTTCCCCGCAAAAGCGCGGTGCTCGGGCTTTTGTCCAAGGCCCGCAACAAGGAGCTCGAGGTCGGCGACGTGCTCTCGCGCGAGGCCTTCCACCTGCTTTCTTATGCCGGGGACATCGCCAAAATCGGCGAGCGCTACACGGCGTTTAAGGCCGAAAACCGCCTGCTCGACTACGACGACCTGCTTTTCACCCTGGAGCGCACCCTGCGCGAGCATCCGGACCTGCTCGAGTTCCTGCGGGAGCGCCACCGCTACGTCATGGTGGACGAGTACCAGGACACCAACCGGGTCCAGGCTCGGCTGACGCGCCTGCTCGCCCCCACCTCAGGCAACGTCATGGCCGTTGGCGACGATGCCCAGTCCATCTACGCCTTTCGCGGGGCGACCGTGGACAACATCCTCGATTTCCCGGAGCTTTTTCCGGGGACGGTCGTGGTCAAGCTGGAGCAGAACTACCGTTCCACCCAGCCGATCCTTTCGCTGACCAACGCCATTTTGCAAAACGCCACCCGCAAGTACGACAAAAAGCTCTTCACCACCTGCGAGGACGGCCCCGAGCCCGAACTCCTGCGGCCCTTTTCCGACCTGACCCAGGCGGCCATGGCCGCGGCCAAGATACGGGAACTTTCAGCCCGCTATCCCCTGCACGAGATCGCGGTGCTTTTTCGCGCCGGCTACCAGTCCTACGCGTTGGAAGTGGAGCTCGGCAAAACCGGCATCCCCTTCCAGAAGTTCGGCGGACTGAAATTTTCCGACGCCGCCCACGTCAAGGACGTGCTGTCCTACCTGCGCCTGGTGCGCAACACCGCCGACTTCCCGGCCTGGTCGCGGGTTCTGGCCTTCGTGCCCGGCATCGGCCCCAAGACCGCGACCAGGATCTTCAACGCCATCCAGGCCGGCGACCGGGCCGTGCTCGGCAAGATGGCGGCCAAGTCGGCGGAATTTCGCAGCCTGATCGAATTCCTCGACACCCTGCGCGCCCTGCCCCCCTCCCCGGCCCAGCTCCTGGAACGCGTCATCGAGGCCTACGCGCCGCTTCTGGCCGAAAAGTTCCCCGAGGACTATCCCCGCCGGCAGGCCGGCCTGGAGCAGCTCCAACAGATCGCCACCGCCTACGGCGACCTCGACGCCATGCTGGCCGACCTTGTGCTCGAAAACCCGGACGAGGACCGCAAAAAGACCCGCGAGGGCCACGTGGTCCTGTCCACCGTACATTCGGCCAAGGGACTTGAATGGTCGGCCGTGCTGGTCATCGATCTGGTCGACGAGCGCTTTCCCTCGCGCCATGCCCTGTCCCGGCCCGAGGACCTGGAAGAGGAACGCCGGCTGTTATACGTGGCCTGCACAAGGGCCCGGGAGCACCTGACCCTTTTTGCGCCGGAGACCACCTATCAGCGCCAGACCGGGGGGTGTTCCCCGGCCCTGCCGAGCATTTTCCTGCGCGAGCTGCCCCCGGGGACCCTGCCGGAACGCCGGGAACGGCTCGGCGGCGCCGCCACCTCCGCTTTCGCCGCCTGCCCGTCGCCCGCGGCCATGGCCTCGGCCGTCCGTTCCCACCCGTCCCGCCTTTCTCAACCGGCCCGGCCGGCCAATGCGAACGACGCGCCCATGCCGCGCCCGGCCGCGCCCGGCAAGATGGGCTACTGCCACCACAAGATTTTCGGCCGGGGCAAGATCATCGCCCTGCTCGACGGCGGCAAGTACCGCGTCAATTTCCCGGATTTCGGCCCCAAGGTCATCCTTGCCGATTACCTGGAAATGGAGGATGCTTCCTAG
- a CDS encoding Hpt domain-containing protein, which produces MNQDFMDPELFADFIVEAREHLETIEPNLLDLERNPGNLSLLNDIFRPMHSLKGASGFLGLNAINGLAHKAENILDELRKGNIAVTPEIMDVILAATDLLRTMIENLEQTGVEGEVDTAPVIARIAAQLEGGAPHVPEVPPAPTDFPAEDVAPPEPAVAPAPEPEPAQTAPAVASEPAASGQAAAAAEKIARFLEELPPTGTETYQLTSIGEGHMADFLEEAREIIERLNAALLELESAGEGRSESINDIFRYFHNLKGNSGIIGHKELNALTHEAETLLNRVRKGEIATSRPMVDLLLAVVDQVEALVSNIEPATSMAAPLDIRPLVARLKQATEDGEVFEPPTEATSAQPEDAAEATPEAAPEAQPEAPAGPEAPAAPEAAAKASAKPAATGYDPEDVAVFESTIDQQIVYMGQALAGLAENPDSKDMVDGLYRALVTIQNSSGYMGLSDLKTQAERTAGLVDQARKSGLSFDILLDMLRQECSILGDMLTAALTTLRGDKAPAAPEAASLPASEPAPAPKAESKPVPAPEPKPEPKPAPKPAAAPKPEAKPTPPPAAKPAPEPKPATKPASAPAPKPAAKPAAQAAPPAQASEAGGKPKVSATIRVDHEKLDHLMNLIGELIINRNRFAMLARSLEEGKNDVAHIGQQLTETTYSMARISDDLQDTIMKVRMVPVSTVFSRFPRLVRDLSRKSGKEVNLITEGEETELDKSVVEVIGDPLVHLIRNSVDHGIETEAERVAAGKPPVGRVWLRAYHRGNSVAIEIEDDGKGIDPVKMREVAVKKNLMTPEEAKALDDRDAIDIIFMPGFSSAEKITDISGRGVGMDVVRTNIKNLKGTVSVTSEVGKGTKFILSLPLTLAIIDALMIVVAGQVYALPLDSVSETTKIELKRMTEVNKRKCVTLRGEVLGIVELAEVLDLPLQEGEREIAPIVILQDNERRLGLIVDRLLERQEIVIKPLGTYLSEFDMRGISGATIMGDGSVVLILDPHEIYMMSTPGVRSKG; this is translated from the coding sequence ATGAACCAGGATTTCATGGACCCGGAACTTTTTGCCGACTTCATCGTGGAAGCGCGGGAACATCTCGAGACCATCGAGCCCAACCTTCTCGATTTGGAGCGCAACCCTGGAAACTTAAGTCTCCTCAACGACATTTTCCGCCCCATGCATTCCCTCAAGGGGGCTTCCGGCTTTCTTGGTCTCAATGCGATCAACGGGCTGGCCCACAAGGCCGAAAATATCCTTGACGAGTTGCGCAAGGGCAACATCGCCGTCACGCCCGAGATCATGGATGTGATCCTGGCGGCCACGGACCTGTTGCGCACCATGATCGAGAACCTGGAGCAGACCGGGGTCGAGGGCGAGGTGGACACCGCGCCGGTCATCGCCCGCATCGCGGCCCAGCTCGAAGGCGGAGCGCCGCACGTGCCCGAGGTGCCGCCCGCGCCGACCGATTTTCCGGCCGAGGATGTCGCCCCGCCCGAGCCGGCCGTCGCGCCGGCGCCCGAGCCCGAGCCCGCCCAGACCGCCCCGGCCGTCGCGTCCGAACCGGCCGCTTCCGGGCAAGCCGCCGCCGCCGCCGAGAAGATCGCCCGGTTTCTCGAAGAGTTGCCGCCCACCGGCACCGAGACCTACCAGCTGACGTCCATCGGCGAAGGCCATATGGCCGATTTCCTGGAAGAGGCCCGGGAAATCATCGAGCGTTTAAACGCCGCCCTGCTCGAACTCGAATCCGCCGGCGAGGGCCGCTCCGAAAGCATCAACGACATTTTCCGCTATTTCCACAACCTTAAGGGCAACAGCGGCATCATCGGGCACAAGGAATTAAACGCCCTGACCCACGAGGCCGAAACCCTGCTCAACCGGGTGCGCAAGGGCGAGATCGCCACCAGCCGGCCGATGGTGGACCTGCTTTTGGCTGTGGTCGATCAGGTCGAGGCGCTGGTCAGCAACATCGAGCCCGCCACGAGCATGGCCGCGCCGCTGGACATCCGGCCGCTGGTGGCCCGGCTCAAGCAGGCGACCGAAGACGGCGAGGTGTTCGAGCCGCCGACCGAAGCGACGTCCGCCCAGCCGGAAGACGCCGCCGAAGCCACCCCTGAAGCCGCTCCGGAAGCGCAGCCTGAAGCACCGGCCGGGCCTGAAGCGCCGGCCGCGCCCGAAGCCGCCGCCAAGGCGTCCGCCAAGCCCGCCGCCACCGGCTACGACCCGGAAGACGTGGCCGTTTTCGAGTCCACCATCGACCAGCAGATCGTGTACATGGGCCAGGCCCTGGCCGGGCTGGCCGAGAACCCCGACTCCAAGGACATGGTGGACGGGTTGTACCGCGCCCTGGTCACCATCCAGAATTCCTCGGGCTACATGGGGCTGTCCGACCTCAAGACCCAGGCCGAACGTACGGCCGGGCTCGTGGATCAGGCCCGCAAATCCGGCCTCTCCTTCGACATCCTGCTCGACATGCTGCGCCAGGAATGCTCGATTTTGGGCGACATGCTCACCGCCGCCCTGACGACGCTTCGCGGCGACAAGGCTCCGGCCGCGCCGGAGGCGGCGTCGCTGCCGGCCAGCGAACCGGCGCCCGCGCCCAAGGCCGAGTCCAAGCCGGTTCCCGCGCCGGAACCCAAACCGGAGCCCAAACCGGCGCCCAAACCTGCCGCCGCGCCCAAGCCGGAAGCCAAGCCCACGCCGCCTCCCGCCGCCAAACCCGCTCCCGAGCCGAAACCGGCGACCAAGCCCGCGTCGGCCCCCGCGCCGAAACCGGCGGCCAAGCCCGCCGCCCAGGCCGCGCCCCCCGCCCAGGCGAGCGAAGCCGGCGGCAAGCCCAAGGTGTCGGCCACCATCCGCGTGGACCATGAAAAGCTCGACCACCTGATGAACCTGATCGGCGAGCTCATCATCAACCGCAACCGCTTCGCCATGCTCGCCCGCTCCCTGGAAGAGGGCAAGAACGATGTGGCCCACATCGGCCAGCAGCTCACCGAAACCACCTATTCCATGGCGCGCATCTCCGACGATCTGCAAGACACGATCATGAAGGTGCGCATGGTGCCGGTCTCCACGGTCTTTTCCCGCTTCCCGCGCCTGGTGCGCGACCTGTCGCGTAAATCCGGCAAGGAAGTGAACCTCATCACCGAAGGCGAGGAAACCGAACTCGACAAGTCCGTGGTCGAGGTCATCGGCGACCCGCTGGTGCACCTGATCCGGAATTCCGTGGACCATGGCATCGAGACCGAGGCCGAACGCGTGGCCGCCGGCAAGCCGCCCGTGGGCCGGGTGTGGCTGCGGGCCTACCACCGGGGCAATTCGGTGGCCATCGAGATCGAGGACGACGGCAAGGGCATCGACCCGGTCAAGATGCGCGAAGTGGCGGTGAAAAAGAACCTCATGACGCCCGAGGAAGCCAAGGCCCTCGACGACCGCGACGCCATCGACATCATTTTCATGCCCGGCTTCTCCTCGGCCGAAAAAATCACCGACATTTCCGGCCGTGGCGTGGGCATGGACGTGGTGCGCACCAACATCAAGAATCTCAAGGGCACGGTCAGCGTCACGAGCGAGGTGGGCAAGGGCACCAAGTTCATCCTGTCCCTGCCGCTCACCCTGGCCATCATCGACGCGCTCATGATCGTGGTTGCCGGACAGGTTTACGCCCTCCCGCTCGATTCCGTCTCCGAGACGACCAAGATCGAGCTCAAGCGCATGACCGAGGTCAACAAGCGCAAGTGCGTGACGCTTCGCGGCGAGGTGCTCGGCATCGTGGAACTGGCCGAAGTCCTCGATTTGCCGCTGCAGGAGGGCGAGCGGGAGATCGCGCCCATCGTCATCCTCCAGGACAACGAGCGCCGCCTCGGGCTCATCGTCGACCGGTTGCTCGAGCGCCAGGAAATCGTCATCAAGCCGCTCGGGACCTACCTTTCGGAATTCGACATGCGCGGCATCTCCGGCGCGACCATCATGGGCGACGGCTCGGTGGTGCTCATCCTCGACCCGCACGAAATCTACATGATGTCCACCCCCGGCGTTCGCTCCAAGGGGTAG
- a CDS encoding SpoIIE family protein phosphatase, which translates to MRIRWKLFWLLAAISLAPIVLLRTNSQFALQHLADKLAERVAAQLVTEAETRLQRLVEDHARLLDSRRKTLSVAVAMQGLAAENALATPEPPAPDPDDVVTVEAPPPSMGMGMSMGMGRSHDAQTPSDIPAGFENLPDYFRLSPAGTQTPLPVDPDRITLRLPAGMTAGDSKDAPETRRLAGLLVPGRRIAALAGRLAHFQITALSSGLMAIYPALAGAPRRFDPTRAPWYQAAMELPGPVWTAPQTEPGTGRIAVAVSCRIAGPDGETVGVAAILTPLDALLASVSMPSHFSGSVQSLLVISDRDTAGRPELMIEAGQKHLEHGHGWHTFVRPSPLPSPDTATLTAMAEDVEKGVSGVRRLTYDGRDSLAAYARTAEGEALMQIASVTDVLAASRAVADDVEDSITRLFTFGTVIVVAVMLALVFISFSASRAVTRPIRALTDAAGKLADGDFEARVDATARDEIGELGRVFNALAPRLESHVRLIETMALASEIQHSLLPANPPEIPGLTLAAASRYCDETGGDYYDFLPLEGEKAGRLAIALGDVSGHGLEAALLMTTARALLRPRAKRPGTPGEVLADVNRELTRDVYGTGRFMTLFYMEIDAPARAATFARGGHDPAMRYDPATGRIDELTARGIALGVAEEARFETGAADLAPGQVILIGSDGLWEAENAAGEMFGKDRTRDILAKAAPDGAQAVLDALFAAMDAFRGASPLDDDVTLVVIAVTDQT; encoded by the coding sequence GTGCGCATCCGCTGGAAACTGTTCTGGCTTTTGGCCGCCATTTCGCTTGCGCCGATCGTGCTGTTGCGCACCAACAGCCAGTTCGCGTTGCAGCACCTTGCCGACAAATTGGCCGAACGCGTGGCCGCCCAGCTCGTGACCGAGGCCGAAACACGGCTGCAACGGCTGGTGGAAGACCACGCCCGGCTGCTCGATAGCCGACGCAAGACCCTGTCCGTGGCCGTGGCCATGCAGGGACTTGCCGCCGAAAATGCCCTGGCCACGCCCGAGCCCCCGGCGCCCGACCCGGACGACGTGGTCACGGTCGAGGCCCCCCCACCAAGCATGGGCATGGGTATGAGCATGGGCATGGGGCGAAGCCACGACGCGCAAACGCCCTCGGACATCCCGGCCGGATTCGAAAACCTGCCTGACTACTTCCGCCTGTCCCCGGCCGGCACGCAAACGCCCCTTCCCGTGGACCCGGACCGCATCACGCTCCGGCTGCCTGCAGGCATGACCGCCGGGGATTCGAAGGACGCGCCCGAGACGCGACGGCTGGCCGGCCTGCTCGTCCCGGGCCGCCGCATCGCCGCCCTGGCCGGCCGTCTGGCCCATTTCCAGATAACGGCCCTCTCCTCGGGGCTCATGGCCATCTATCCGGCTCTGGCCGGCGCGCCCAGGCGTTTCGATCCCACCCGCGCCCCCTGGTATCAGGCCGCCATGGAGCTGCCCGGGCCGGTCTGGACCGCGCCCCAGACGGAACCGGGCACGGGCCGCATCGCTGTCGCCGTATCCTGCCGCATCGCCGGCCCGGACGGCGAGACCGTCGGCGTCGCGGCCATTCTCACCCCTCTCGACGCCCTGCTCGCCTCGGTCAGCATGCCGAGCCATTTTTCCGGCAGCGTGCAGTCGCTTCTGGTCATAAGCGACCGCGACACGGCCGGCCGGCCGGAGCTCATGATCGAAGCCGGCCAGAAGCACCTGGAGCATGGCCATGGCTGGCACACCTTCGTGAGGCCGTCCCCCCTGCCCTCGCCGGATACGGCAACGCTTACCGCCATGGCCGAGGACGTGGAAAAAGGCGTCTCCGGCGTACGCCGCCTGACCTATGACGGCCGCGACTCCCTGGCCGCCTACGCTCGCACGGCCGAGGGCGAGGCGCTCATGCAGATCGCCTCGGTCACCGACGTCCTGGCCGCTTCCCGGGCCGTGGCCGACGACGTCGAGGACAGCATCACGCGGCTTTTCACCTTCGGCACCGTGATCGTGGTCGCCGTCATGCTGGCCCTGGTCTTTATCTCGTTTTCCGCCTCCCGGGCCGTCACCCGCCCCATCCGGGCCCTGACCGACGCGGCCGGGAAACTGGCCGATGGCGATTTCGAGGCCCGGGTGGACGCCACGGCACGCGACGAGATCGGCGAGTTGGGCCGCGTTTTCAACGCCCTGGCCCCGCGCCTCGAATCCCATGTGCGCCTCATCGAGACCATGGCGCTGGCCAGCGAGATCCAGCACAGCCTGCTGCCGGCCAACCCGCCGGAGATCCCGGGCCTTACCCTCGCCGCGGCCAGCCGCTACTGCGACGAGACCGGCGGCGACTATTACGACTTCCTGCCCCTGGAAGGGGAAAAGGCCGGACGCCTCGCCATCGCCCTGGGGGACGTGTCCGGTCACGGCCTGGAAGCCGCCCTGCTCATGACCACGGCCCGGGCGCTCCTGCGCCCACGGGCCAAGCGTCCGGGCACGCCCGGCGAGGTTCTGGCCGACGTCAACCGGGAGCTTACCCGCGACGTCTACGGCACCGGCCGGTTCATGACCCTTTTTTACATGGAGATCGACGCGCCGGCCCGCGCGGCGACCTTTGCCAGGGGCGGCCACGATCCGGCCATGCGCTACGATCCGGCGACCGGGCGCATCGATGAGCTCACCGCCCGGGGCATCGCGCTCGGCGTGGCCGAGGAGGCCCGTTTCGAAACCGGCGCCGCGGACCTTGCCCCGGGGCAGGTCATCCTCATCGGCTCCGACGGCCTGTGGGAGGCCGAAAACGCCGCCGGAGAGATGTTCGGCAAGGACCGCACCCGCGACATCCTGGCCAAAGCCGCCCCCGACGGAGCGCAAGCCGTCCTGGATGCCCTGTTCGCCGCCATGGATGCCTTCCGGGGAGCAAGCCCCCTGGACGACGACGTGACCCTGGTGGTCATCGCCGTAACCGACCAGACGTAA
- a CDS encoding chemotaxis protein CheW codes for MSGSLEEYFKDHVTLPEKGQEAFSDAERAFLARYMGEDFEAALSRQGLDRPARVETVAGALSPEPDAETGPAPDAAAPAQDADAALEAGLRQAETLKLVGFRLAGQELAVPIAQVQEVLRAMPVTRLPAAPPQILGILNLRGRVVPMVDLAAITELSGPRGENRFIIVCRCRGMLVGLMVEALSTMHQARGEDIEWGVEARLGVSSDLVSGLLKVGEGLVAILSVDSLFQKVLKS; via the coding sequence GTGAGCGGATCCCTGGAGGAATATTTCAAGGACCACGTCACGCTGCCCGAGAAGGGGCAGGAGGCGTTTTCCGATGCCGAGCGGGCTTTTCTGGCGCGCTACATGGGCGAGGATTTCGAGGCCGCCCTGTCCCGGCAGGGCCTCGACAGGCCCGCCCGGGTGGAAACCGTGGCCGGGGCGCTCTCGCCCGAGCCCGACGCCGAAACGGGCCCGGCACCGGATGCCGCCGCGCCGGCGCAAGACGCGGACGCGGCCCTGGAAGCCGGCCTGCGCCAGGCCGAAACGCTCAAGCTGGTCGGGTTCCGCCTGGCCGGACAGGAATTGGCCGTGCCCATCGCCCAGGTCCAGGAAGTGCTGCGGGCCATGCCCGTGACCAGGTTGCCGGCCGCGCCGCCCCAGATCCTCGGCATCCTGAATCTGCGCGGCCGGGTGGTCCCCATGGTGGATCTGGCTGCGATCACGGAACTTTCCGGCCCGCGGGGCGAAAATCGGTTCATCATCGTGTGTCGCTGCCGGGGCATGCTGGTGGGGCTGATGGTGGAAGCCCTGTCCACCATGCACCAGGCGCGGGGAGAGGACATCGAGTGGGGTGTCGAGGCGCGGTTGGGCGTGTCCTCGGATCTTGTTTCCGGGCTGCTCAAGGTGGGCGAGGGACTGGTCGCCATCCTCTCCGTTGACAGCCTTTTCCAAAAGGTTTTGAAGAGTTGA